Proteins from a genomic interval of Corvus moneduloides isolate bCorMon1 chromosome 6, bCorMon1.pri, whole genome shotgun sequence:
- the NDUFV1 gene encoding NADH dehydrogenase [ubiquinone] flavoprotein 1, mitochondrial isoform X2, whose translation MAGRQLLALRRLPAASFSTAPKKTQFGSLRDEDRIFTNLYGRHDWRLQGALRRGDWYKTKEILLKGVDWILGEIKTSGLRGRGGAGFPTGLKWSFMNKPPDGRPKYLVVNADEGEPGTCKDREIMRHDPHKLLEGCLVAGRAMGARAAYIYIRGEFYNEASNLQVAIREAYEAGLLGGDACGSGYAFDVFVVRGAGAYICGEETALIESIEGKQGKPRLKPPFPADVGVFGCPTTVANVETVSVAPTICRRGGAWFASFGRERNSGTKLFNISGHVNTPCTVEEEMSVPLKELIEKHAGGVRGGWDNLLAVIPGGSSTPLLPKSVCETVLMDFDSLVQVQSGLGTAAVIVMDKSTDIIKAIARLIEFYKHESCGQCTPCREGVDWMNKVMARFVRGDAQAAEIDALWEISKQIEGHTICALGDGAAWPVQGLIRHFRPELEERMRRYNEAKARAASA comes from the exons ATGGCcggcaggcagctgctggcgCTGCGGCGTCTGCCCGCCGCCTCCTTCTCG ACGGCGCCCAAGAAGACGCAGTTCGGGTCGCTGCGGGATGAGGACCGGATTTTCACCAACCTCTACGGGCGGCACGACTGGCG GCTGCAGGGCGCGCTGCGCCGCGGCGACTGGTACAAGACGAAGGAGATCCTGCTCAAGGGCGTGGACTGGATCCTCGGCGAGATCAAGACctcggggctgcggggccgcggcggcgcCGGGTTCCCCACCGGGCTCAAGTGGAGCTTCATGAACAAACCCCCGGACGGGAG ACCCAAGTACCTGGTGGTGAACGCGGACGAGGGCGAGCCGGGCACCTGCAAGGACCGGGAGATCATGCGGCACGACCCGCACAAGCTGCTGGAGGGCTGCCTGGTGGCGGGGCGGGCTATGGGCGCCCGCGCCGCGTACATCTACATCCGCGGGGAGTTCTACAACGAGGCCTCCAACCTGCAG GTGGCCATCCGTGAGGCATACGAGGCCGGGCTGCTGGGCGGCGATGCCTGCGGGTCGGGATACGCCTTCGATGTGTTCGTGGTGCGTGGTGCCGGTGCCTACATCTGCGGGGAGGAGACGGCGCTCATCGAGTCCATCGAGGGCAAGCAGGGGAAGCCCCGCCTCAAGCCCCCCTTCCCCGCCGACGTGG GTGTGTTCGGCTGCCCCACCACGGTGGCTAATGTGGAGACAGTGTCGGTGGCCCCCACGATCTGCCGGCGTGGTGGCGCCTGGTTCGCCAGCTTCGGCCGGGAGCGGAATTCCGGCACCAAGCTCTTCAACATCTCGGGGCACGTCAACACGCCCTGCACGGTGGAGGAGGAGATGTCGGTGCCGCTCAAGGAGCTCATTGAGAAACACGCCG GGGGTGTCCGCGGGGGCTGGGACAACCTGCTGGCCGTCATCCCGGGTGGCTCCTCCACGCCGCTGCTGCCCAAGTCCGTGTGTGAGACAGTGCTGATGGACTTCGATTCCCTGGTGCAGGTGCAGAGCGGGCTGGGCACAGCCGCCGTCATTGTCATGGACAAATCG ACCGACATCATCAAAGCCATTGCGCGCCTGATCGAGTTCTACAAGCACGAGAGCTGCGGACAGTGCACCCCATGCCGGGAAG GTGTGGACTGGATGAACAAGGTGATGGCGCGGTTCGTGCGGGGCGATGCGCAGGCCGCTGAGATCGACGCACTCTGGGAGATCAGCAAGCAGATCGAGGGACACACCATCTGCGCCCTGGGCGACGGCGCGGCCTGGCCCGTGCAG GGCCTCATCCGCCACTTCCGCCCCGAGCTCGAGGAGAGGATGCGGCGCTACAACGAGGCCAAAGCCCGAGCAGCGTCGGCATAA
- the CABP2 gene encoding calcium-binding protein 2 isoform X4, whose translation MRAGAAPPPPRACPAYPQIFHKNLKSPVAAPRSASQPPWGQACPAARGQPPAMGNCTKTPERRLPKDGKPHSGAPGSGTGDPEDLLDVAQTPPLQGYSVLQGLVGPACIFLRQSIAITQRDRELRPEEIEELKQAFREFDKDHDGYISYKDLGECMRTMGYMPTEMELIELSQQITGGKVDFDDFVELMGPKMLAETADMIGIKELRDAFREFDTNGDGQISMPELREAMRKLLGQQLNYREVDEILKDVDLNGDGLVDFEEFVRMMSR comes from the exons ATGCGCGCGGGCGCggcacccccccccccccgcgcctGCCCTGCATATCCCCAGATATTCCATAAAAACCTCAAATCCCCGGTGGCAGCCCCACGATCTGCTAGCCAGCCCCCCTGGGGCCAGGCATGTCCTGCGGCGCGGGGGCagcccccagccatgggcaACTGCACCAAGACCCCTGAGCGACGGCTCCCAAAG GATGGGAAGCCGCACTCGGGCGCTCCAGGCTCCGGCACAGGGGACCCCGAGGACCTGCTGGACGTGGCACAGACCCCCCCGCTGCAGGGATACTCggtgctgcaggggctggtggggcCGGCCTGCATCTTCCTTCGGCAGAGCATCGCCATCACCCAGCGG gACCGGGAGCTGCGGCCTGAGGAGATTGAAG AGCTGAAGCAGGCGTTCCGGGAGTTTGACAAGGACCATGATGGCTACATCAGCTACAAGGACCTGGGCGAGTGCATGCGGACCATGGGCTACATGCCCACGGAGATGGAGCTCATCGAGCTGTCCCAGCAGATCA ctgggggcaAGGTGGATTTTGATGATTTTGTGGAGCTGATGGGCCCCAAGATGCTGGCAGAGACAGCGGATATGATTGGGATCAAGGAGCTGCGCGATGCCTTCCGTGAG TTTGACACCAATGGGGACGGGCAGATCAGCATGCCGGAGCTGCGGGAGGCCATGCGCAagctcctggggcagcagctcaACTACCGGGAGGTGGATGAGATTCTCAAGGATGTGGATCTCAATGGCGATGGCCTGGTGGACTTCGAAG AGTTTGTGCGGATGATGTCGCGCTGA
- the NUDT8 gene encoding nucleoside diphosphate-linked moiety X motif 8 isoform X1 codes for MAEAGRGSHPWQGLSHAQPKGCTPDGGCRTPGGGMAKLAGGFIPGGSRSTLGGGCRTRGTEEPRPGRARCGGRCRSLPASLLPRCSCPPRADAMAGPGGAGGAEDAGDVLSGGSERRCRARLAAGGAGGAAAAAAAVLVPLCSVRGRPALLFTLRSRRLAGPHSGDVSFPGGRRDPADGDAVATALRETREELGVAVAATSVWGQLRTLPDRQGMTVAPVVANLGPLEALTLTPNPDEVEEVFTLPLAHLLREENQGYTHFRTASGYGYTLPVFLNGPHKVWGLTAIVTELTLELLVPGHYRRKTHVPPRKAPA; via the exons ATGGCAGAGGCGGGACGTGGGTCACACCCCTGGCAAGGGCTGTCGCACGCCCAGCCAAAGGGTTGCACGCCTGACGGCGGCTGTCGCACACCGGGCGGGGGCATGGCCAAGCTGGCAGGTGGTTTCATACCCGGTGGGAGCCGTTCCACCCTCGGAGGAGGCTGCCGCACCCGCGGGACAGAAGAgccgcggccggggcgggcTCGGTGCGGGGGGCGGTGCCGGTCCCTCCCTGCGTCCCTCCTCCCTCGCTGCTCCTGCCCGCCCCGTGCCGACGCCATGGCGGGCCCGGGCGGTGCCGGCGGTGCCGAGGACGCCGGGGATGTGCTGAGCGGCGGCAGCGAGCGGCGGTGCCGGGCGCGGCTggcggcggggggcgcggggggcgcggcggcggcggcggccgcggtgCTGGTGCCGCTGTGCTCGGTGCGCGGCCGCCCCGCGCTGCTCTTCACGCTCCGCTCCCGCCGCCTCGCCGGCCCCCACAGCGGCGATGTCAG cttCCCCGGTgggcggcgggacccggcggaCGGGGACGCGGTGGCCACGGCTCTGCGGGAGACGcgggaggagctgggggtggcGGTGGCAGCCACCAGCGTCTGGGGACAGCTGCGAACGCTGCCCGACCGG CAGGGAATGACCGTGGCGCCCGTTGTGGCCAACCTGGGGCCGCTGGAGGCCTTGACGCTGACCCCCAACCCTGACGAG GTGGAGGAGGTGTTTACCCTGCCCCTGGCTCACCTGCTCCGCGAGGAGAACCAGGGCTACACCCACTTCCGCACGGCCAGCGGCTACGGATATACCTTGCCCGTGTTCCTCAACGGCCCCCACAAAGTGTGGGGGCTCACGGCCATCGTCACTGAGCTgaccctggagctgctggtgcctggcCACTACCGCAGGAAAACCCATGTGCCGCCCCGGAAAGCCCCAGCCTGA
- the MTCH2 gene encoding mitochondrial carrier homolog 2 produces the protein MADAASQVLLGSGLTVLSQPLMYVKVLVQVGYEPLPPTLGRNIFGRQVYQLPGLFSYAKHIMKVDGRAGLFKGLAPRLCSSAIGTVVHSKVLQRYQEAEQAEPGASKKEPVSSLEQVLKETSREMVARSAATLITHPFHVITLRCMVQFIGRETKYSGTLSAFTTIYREEGILGFFAGLIPRLLGDILSLWLCNMLAYLINTYALENGVSTMTEMKSYSQAVTGFFASMLTYPFVLVSNLMAVNNCGLAGGLLPYAPTYSSWLDCWSQLHREGNMSRGNSLFFRKVPAGKRYVWEERRFR, from the exons ATGGCGGACGCGGCTTcgcaggtgctgctgggctcGGGGCTCACCGTGCTCTCGCAGCCGCTCATGTACGTGAAGGTGCTGGTGCAG GTGGGCTACGAGCCGCTGCCGCCCACCCTGGGGAGGAACATCTTCGGCCGCCAGGTATATCAGCTGCCCGGCCTCTTCTCTTACG ccaAACACATCATGAAGGTGGACGGGAGAGCGGGACTCTTCAAAGGCCTCGCCCCCCGCCTCTGCTCCAGCGCCATCGGCACCGTGGTGCACAGCAAAGTGCTGCAG CGGTACCAGGAGGCCGAGCAGGCTGAG CCTGGAGCCAGCAAGAAGGAGCCGGTGTCCTCACTGGAGCAGGTGCTCAAggag ACCTCCCGAGAGATGGTTGCGCGCTCCGCTGCCACCCTCATCACCCACCCCTTCCATG TGATCACCCTACGCTGCATGGTGCAGTTCATCGGCCGCGAGACCAAGTACAG cGGGACACTAAGCGCCTTCACCACAATCTACCGGGAAGAGGGAATCCTGGGATTCTTTGC CGGCCTCATCCCGCGGCTCCTCGGGGACATCCTCTCCCTGTGGCTGTGTAACATGCTGGCCTACCTCATCAACACATACGCGCTGGAGAACGGG GTCTCCACCATGACCGAGATGAAGAGCTACTCCCAGGCGGTCACTGGG TTCTTTGCCAGCATGCTGACATACCCCTTCGTCCTGGTCTCCAACCTGATGGCCGTGAACAACTGCGG gtTGGCCGGGGGTCTCCTTCCCTACGCACCCACCTACTCTTCCTGGCTGGATTGCTGGAGccagctgcacagggag GGCAACATGAGCCGAGGGAACAGCCTGTTCTTCCGCAAGGTTCCAGCAGGGAAGCGATATGTGTGGGAGGAGCGGCGGTTCCGCTGA
- the CABP2 gene encoding calcium-binding protein 2 isoform X3, translating into MFFLFRGPQRRGTGNPAPLTCRGAPRHHGPGRRGARRSRPAPRPGGPGNAGTARSRGRLNHSGASPMEHQRAAEEPGPRPPPAFGQDGKPHSGAPGSGTGDPEDLLDVAQTPPLQGYSVLQGLVGPACIFLRQSIAITQRDRELRPEEIEELKQAFREFDKDHDGYISYKDLGECMRTMGYMPTEMELIELSQQITGGKVDFDDFVELMGPKMLAETADMIGIKELRDAFREFDTNGDGQISMPELREAMRKLLGQQLNYREVDEILKDVDLNGDGLVDFEEFVRMMSR; encoded by the exons ATGTTCTTCCTCTTCCGCGGGCCGCAGCGGCGCGGCACCGGCAACCCCGCGCCCCTCACCTGCCGGGGCGCCCCCCGGCACCACGGCCCCGGCCGGAGGGGtgcccgccgctcccgcccggcccctCGGCCCGGGGGTCCCGGCAACGCCGGCACTGCGCGGAGCCGGGGGAGGTTAAACCATAGTGGTGCGTCCCCCATGGAGCATCAGCGGGCTGCCGAGGAGCCGGggccccggccgccccccgctTTTGGGCAG GATGGGAAGCCGCACTCGGGCGCTCCAGGCTCCGGCACAGGGGACCCCGAGGACCTGCTGGACGTGGCACAGACCCCCCCGCTGCAGGGATACTCggtgctgcaggggctggtggggcCGGCCTGCATCTTCCTTCGGCAGAGCATCGCCATCACCCAGCGG gACCGGGAGCTGCGGCCTGAGGAGATTGAAG AGCTGAAGCAGGCGTTCCGGGAGTTTGACAAGGACCATGATGGCTACATCAGCTACAAGGACCTGGGCGAGTGCATGCGGACCATGGGCTACATGCCCACGGAGATGGAGCTCATCGAGCTGTCCCAGCAGATCA ctgggggcaAGGTGGATTTTGATGATTTTGTGGAGCTGATGGGCCCCAAGATGCTGGCAGAGACAGCGGATATGATTGGGATCAAGGAGCTGCGCGATGCCTTCCGTGAG TTTGACACCAATGGGGACGGGCAGATCAGCATGCCGGAGCTGCGGGAGGCCATGCGCAagctcctggggcagcagctcaACTACCGGGAGGTGGATGAGATTCTCAAGGATGTGGATCTCAATGGCGATGGCCTGGTGGACTTCGAAG AGTTTGTGCGGATGATGTCGCGCTGA
- the NUDT8 gene encoding nucleoside diphosphate-linked moiety X motif 8 isoform X2, whose amino-acid sequence MAEAGRGSHPWQGLSHAQPKGCTPDGGCRTPGGGMAKLAGGFIPGGSRSTLGGGCRTRGTEEPRPGRARCGGRCRSLPASLLPRCSCPPRADAMAGPGGAGGAEDAGDVLSGGSERRFPGGRRDPADGDAVATALRETREELGVAVAATSVWGQLRTLPDRQGMTVAPVVANLGPLEALTLTPNPDEVEEVFTLPLAHLLREENQGYTHFRTASGYGYTLPVFLNGPHKVWGLTAIVTELTLELLVPGHYRRKTHVPPRKAPA is encoded by the exons ATGGCAGAGGCGGGACGTGGGTCACACCCCTGGCAAGGGCTGTCGCACGCCCAGCCAAAGGGTTGCACGCCTGACGGCGGCTGTCGCACACCGGGCGGGGGCATGGCCAAGCTGGCAGGTGGTTTCATACCCGGTGGGAGCCGTTCCACCCTCGGAGGAGGCTGCCGCACCCGCGGGACAGAAGAgccgcggccggggcgggcTCGGTGCGGGGGGCGGTGCCGGTCCCTCCCTGCGTCCCTCCTCCCTCGCTGCTCCTGCCCGCCCCGTGCCGACGCCATGGCGGGCCCGGGCGGTGCCGGCGGTGCCGAGGACGCCGGGGATGTGCTGAGCGGCGGCAGCGAGCGGCG cttCCCCGGTgggcggcgggacccggcggaCGGGGACGCGGTGGCCACGGCTCTGCGGGAGACGcgggaggagctgggggtggcGGTGGCAGCCACCAGCGTCTGGGGACAGCTGCGAACGCTGCCCGACCGG CAGGGAATGACCGTGGCGCCCGTTGTGGCCAACCTGGGGCCGCTGGAGGCCTTGACGCTGACCCCCAACCCTGACGAG GTGGAGGAGGTGTTTACCCTGCCCCTGGCTCACCTGCTCCGCGAGGAGAACCAGGGCTACACCCACTTCCGCACGGCCAGCGGCTACGGATATACCTTGCCCGTGTTCCTCAACGGCCCCCACAAAGTGTGGGGGCTCACGGCCATCGTCACTGAGCTgaccctggagctgctggtgcctggcCACTACCGCAGGAAAACCCATGTGCCGCCCCGGAAAGCCCCAGCCTGA
- the NDUFV1 gene encoding NADH dehydrogenase [ubiquinone] flavoprotein 1, mitochondrial isoform X1, whose product MAGRQLLALRRLPAASFSTAPKKTQFGSLRDEDRIFTNLYGRHDWRLQGALRRGDWYKTKEILLKGVDWILGEIKTSGLRGRGGAGFPTGLKWSFMNKPPDGRPKYLVVNADEGEPGTCKDREIMRHDPHKLLEGCLVAGRAMGARAAYIYIRGEFYNEASNLQVAIREAYEAGLLGGDACGSGYAFDVFVVRGAGAYICGEETALIESIEGKQGKPRLKPPFPADVGVFGCPTTVANVETVSVAPTICRRGGAWFASFGRERNSGTKLFNISGHVNTPCTVEEEMSVPLKELIEKHAGGVRGGWDNLLAVIPGGSSTPLLPKSVCETVLMDFDSLVQVQSGLGTAAVIVMDKSTDIIKAIARLIEFYKHESCGQCTPCREGEQGASGEGLRDRGTARTPIPLPIPAGVDWMNKVMARFVRGDAQAAEIDALWEISKQIEGHTICALGDGAAWPVQGLIRHFRPELEERMRRYNEAKARAASA is encoded by the exons ATGGCcggcaggcagctgctggcgCTGCGGCGTCTGCCCGCCGCCTCCTTCTCG ACGGCGCCCAAGAAGACGCAGTTCGGGTCGCTGCGGGATGAGGACCGGATTTTCACCAACCTCTACGGGCGGCACGACTGGCG GCTGCAGGGCGCGCTGCGCCGCGGCGACTGGTACAAGACGAAGGAGATCCTGCTCAAGGGCGTGGACTGGATCCTCGGCGAGATCAAGACctcggggctgcggggccgcggcggcgcCGGGTTCCCCACCGGGCTCAAGTGGAGCTTCATGAACAAACCCCCGGACGGGAG ACCCAAGTACCTGGTGGTGAACGCGGACGAGGGCGAGCCGGGCACCTGCAAGGACCGGGAGATCATGCGGCACGACCCGCACAAGCTGCTGGAGGGCTGCCTGGTGGCGGGGCGGGCTATGGGCGCCCGCGCCGCGTACATCTACATCCGCGGGGAGTTCTACAACGAGGCCTCCAACCTGCAG GTGGCCATCCGTGAGGCATACGAGGCCGGGCTGCTGGGCGGCGATGCCTGCGGGTCGGGATACGCCTTCGATGTGTTCGTGGTGCGTGGTGCCGGTGCCTACATCTGCGGGGAGGAGACGGCGCTCATCGAGTCCATCGAGGGCAAGCAGGGGAAGCCCCGCCTCAAGCCCCCCTTCCCCGCCGACGTGG GTGTGTTCGGCTGCCCCACCACGGTGGCTAATGTGGAGACAGTGTCGGTGGCCCCCACGATCTGCCGGCGTGGTGGCGCCTGGTTCGCCAGCTTCGGCCGGGAGCGGAATTCCGGCACCAAGCTCTTCAACATCTCGGGGCACGTCAACACGCCCTGCACGGTGGAGGAGGAGATGTCGGTGCCGCTCAAGGAGCTCATTGAGAAACACGCCG GGGGTGTCCGCGGGGGCTGGGACAACCTGCTGGCCGTCATCCCGGGTGGCTCCTCCACGCCGCTGCTGCCCAAGTCCGTGTGTGAGACAGTGCTGATGGACTTCGATTCCCTGGTGCAGGTGCAGAGCGGGCTGGGCACAGCCGCCGTCATTGTCATGGACAAATCG ACCGACATCATCAAAGCCATTGCGCGCCTGATCGAGTTCTACAAGCACGAGAGCTGCGGACAGTGCACCCCATGCCGGGAAGGTGAGCAGGGGGCCTCGGGTGAGGGACTGCGGGACCGGGGCACTGCACGGACACCCATCCCCCTCCCAATTCCTGCAGGTGTGGACTGGATGAACAAGGTGATGGCGCGGTTCGTGCGGGGCGATGCGCAGGCCGCTGAGATCGACGCACTCTGGGAGATCAGCAAGCAGATCGAGGGACACACCATCTGCGCCCTGGGCGACGGCGCGGCCTGGCCCGTGCAG GGCCTCATCCGCCACTTCCGCCCCGAGCTCGAGGAGAGGATGCGGCGCTACAACGAGGCCAAAGCCCGAGCAGCGTCGGCATAA
- the CABP2 gene encoding calcium-binding protein 2 isoform X1: MFFLFRGPQRRGTGNPAPLTCRGAPRHHGPGRRGARRSRPAPRPGGPGNAGTARSRGRLNHSGASPMEHQRAAEEPGPRPPPAFGQDGKPHSGAPGSGTGDPEDLLDVAQTPPLQGYSVLQGLVGPACIFLRQSIAITQRDRELRPEEIEELKQAFREFDKDHDGYISYKDLGECMRTMGYMPTEMELIELSQQITGGKVDFDDFVELMGPKMLAETADMIGIKELRDAFREFDTNGDGQISMPELREAMRKLLGQQLNYREVDEILKDVDLNGDGLVDFEGRSREGARSAPRDIWDVPRMFFPGRVCADDVALRVVCANAGPKPPVPYEEEGATEGPPAPGAGAVLAQQRSCLG; the protein is encoded by the exons ATGTTCTTCCTCTTCCGCGGGCCGCAGCGGCGCGGCACCGGCAACCCCGCGCCCCTCACCTGCCGGGGCGCCCCCCGGCACCACGGCCCCGGCCGGAGGGGtgcccgccgctcccgcccggcccctCGGCCCGGGGGTCCCGGCAACGCCGGCACTGCGCGGAGCCGGGGGAGGTTAAACCATAGTGGTGCGTCCCCCATGGAGCATCAGCGGGCTGCCGAGGAGCCGGggccccggccgccccccgctTTTGGGCAG GATGGGAAGCCGCACTCGGGCGCTCCAGGCTCCGGCACAGGGGACCCCGAGGACCTGCTGGACGTGGCACAGACCCCCCCGCTGCAGGGATACTCggtgctgcaggggctggtggggcCGGCCTGCATCTTCCTTCGGCAGAGCATCGCCATCACCCAGCGG gACCGGGAGCTGCGGCCTGAGGAGATTGAAG AGCTGAAGCAGGCGTTCCGGGAGTTTGACAAGGACCATGATGGCTACATCAGCTACAAGGACCTGGGCGAGTGCATGCGGACCATGGGCTACATGCCCACGGAGATGGAGCTCATCGAGCTGTCCCAGCAGATCA ctgggggcaAGGTGGATTTTGATGATTTTGTGGAGCTGATGGGCCCCAAGATGCTGGCAGAGACAGCGGATATGATTGGGATCAAGGAGCTGCGCGATGCCTTCCGTGAG TTTGACACCAATGGGGACGGGCAGATCAGCATGCCGGAGCTGCGGGAGGCCATGCGCAagctcctggggcagcagctcaACTACCGGGAGGTGGATGAGATTCTCAAGGATGTGGATCTCAATGGCGATGGCCTGGTGGACTTCGAAGgtaggagcagggaaggggccAGGAGCGCCCCCAGGGACATCTGGGATGTTCCGCGTATGTTTTTCCCCGGCAGAGTTTGTGCGGATGATGTCGCGCTGAGGGTGGTGTGTGCCAACGCGGGACCCAAGCCCCCCGTGCCTTACGAAGAGGAGGGGGCCACAGAGGGacccccagctccaggggctggggcGGTGCTGGCGCAGCAGCGCTCGTGCCTGGGGTGA
- the CABP2 gene encoding calcium-binding protein 2 isoform X2 has translation MRAGAAPPPPRACPAYPQIFHKNLKSPVAAPRSASQPPWGQACPAARGQPPAMGNCTKTPERRLPKDGKPHSGAPGSGTGDPEDLLDVAQTPPLQGYSVLQGLVGPACIFLRQSIAITQRDRELRPEEIEELKQAFREFDKDHDGYISYKDLGECMRTMGYMPTEMELIELSQQITGGKVDFDDFVELMGPKMLAETADMIGIKELRDAFREFDTNGDGQISMPELREAMRKLLGQQLNYREVDEILKDVDLNGDGLVDFEGRSREGARSAPRDIWDVPRMFFPGRVCADDVALRVVCANAGPKPPVPYEEEGATEGPPAPGAGAVLAQQRSCLG, from the exons ATGCGCGCGGGCGCggcacccccccccccccgcgcctGCCCTGCATATCCCCAGATATTCCATAAAAACCTCAAATCCCCGGTGGCAGCCCCACGATCTGCTAGCCAGCCCCCCTGGGGCCAGGCATGTCCTGCGGCGCGGGGGCagcccccagccatgggcaACTGCACCAAGACCCCTGAGCGACGGCTCCCAAAG GATGGGAAGCCGCACTCGGGCGCTCCAGGCTCCGGCACAGGGGACCCCGAGGACCTGCTGGACGTGGCACAGACCCCCCCGCTGCAGGGATACTCggtgctgcaggggctggtggggcCGGCCTGCATCTTCCTTCGGCAGAGCATCGCCATCACCCAGCGG gACCGGGAGCTGCGGCCTGAGGAGATTGAAG AGCTGAAGCAGGCGTTCCGGGAGTTTGACAAGGACCATGATGGCTACATCAGCTACAAGGACCTGGGCGAGTGCATGCGGACCATGGGCTACATGCCCACGGAGATGGAGCTCATCGAGCTGTCCCAGCAGATCA ctgggggcaAGGTGGATTTTGATGATTTTGTGGAGCTGATGGGCCCCAAGATGCTGGCAGAGACAGCGGATATGATTGGGATCAAGGAGCTGCGCGATGCCTTCCGTGAG TTTGACACCAATGGGGACGGGCAGATCAGCATGCCGGAGCTGCGGGAGGCCATGCGCAagctcctggggcagcagctcaACTACCGGGAGGTGGATGAGATTCTCAAGGATGTGGATCTCAATGGCGATGGCCTGGTGGACTTCGAAGgtaggagcagggaaggggccAGGAGCGCCCCCAGGGACATCTGGGATGTTCCGCGTATGTTTTTCCCCGGCAGAGTTTGTGCGGATGATGTCGCGCTGAGGGTGGTGTGTGCCAACGCGGGACCCAAGCCCCCCGTGCCTTACGAAGAGGAGGGGGCCACAGAGGGacccccagctccaggggctggggcGGTGCTGGCGCAGCAGCGCTCGTGCCTGGGGTGA
- the NUDT8 gene encoding nucleoside diphosphate-linked moiety X motif 8 isoform X3, producing the protein MAEAGRGSHPWQGLSHAQPKGCTPDGGCRTPGGGMAKLAGGFIPGGSRSTLGGGCRTRGTEEPRPGRARCGGRCRSLPASLLPRCSCPPRADAMAGPGGAGGAEDAGDVLSGGSERRFPGGRRDPADGDAVATALRETREELGVAVAATSVWGQLRTLPDRGMTVAPVVANLGPLEALTLTPNPDEVEEVFTLPLAHLLREENQGYTHFRTASGYGYTLPVFLNGPHKVWGLTAIVTELTLELLVPGHYRRKTHVPPRKAPA; encoded by the exons ATGGCAGAGGCGGGACGTGGGTCACACCCCTGGCAAGGGCTGTCGCACGCCCAGCCAAAGGGTTGCACGCCTGACGGCGGCTGTCGCACACCGGGCGGGGGCATGGCCAAGCTGGCAGGTGGTTTCATACCCGGTGGGAGCCGTTCCACCCTCGGAGGAGGCTGCCGCACCCGCGGGACAGAAGAgccgcggccggggcgggcTCGGTGCGGGGGGCGGTGCCGGTCCCTCCCTGCGTCCCTCCTCCCTCGCTGCTCCTGCCCGCCCCGTGCCGACGCCATGGCGGGCCCGGGCGGTGCCGGCGGTGCCGAGGACGCCGGGGATGTGCTGAGCGGCGGCAGCGAGCGGCG cttCCCCGGTgggcggcgggacccggcggaCGGGGACGCGGTGGCCACGGCTCTGCGGGAGACGcgggaggagctgggggtggcGGTGGCAGCCACCAGCGTCTGGGGACAGCTGCGAACGCTGCCCGACCGG GGAATGACCGTGGCGCCCGTTGTGGCCAACCTGGGGCCGCTGGAGGCCTTGACGCTGACCCCCAACCCTGACGAG GTGGAGGAGGTGTTTACCCTGCCCCTGGCTCACCTGCTCCGCGAGGAGAACCAGGGCTACACCCACTTCCGCACGGCCAGCGGCTACGGATATACCTTGCCCGTGTTCCTCAACGGCCCCCACAAAGTGTGGGGGCTCACGGCCATCGTCACTGAGCTgaccctggagctgctggtgcctggcCACTACCGCAGGAAAACCCATGTGCCGCCCCGGAAAGCCCCAGCCTGA
- the CDK2AP2 gene encoding cyclin-dependent kinase 2-associated protein 2, with protein sequence MSYKPIAPAPATPGAASASPAPPGPGAPSAATSVPSPSGSVPGAAAPFRPLFNDFGPPSMGYVQAMKPPGAQGSQSTYTDLLSVIEEMGKEIRPTYAGSKSAMERLKRGIIHARALVRECLAETERNART encoded by the exons ATGTCCTACAAGCCCATCGCTCCCGCCCCCGCTACCCCCGGAGCCGCCAGcgccagccccgccccgccggggcccGGGGCACCGTCCGCCG CCACGAGTGTCCCGTCGCCCTCCGGTTCCGtccccggcgccgccgcccctTTCCGGCCGCTCTTCAATGACTTCGGGCCGCCGTCCATGGGCTACGTGCAG GCCATGAAGCCCCCCGGGGCGCAGGGCTCGCAGAGCACCTACACCGACCTGCTCTCGGTCATCgaggagatggggaaggagaTCCGGCCCACCTACGCTGGCAGCAAGAGCGCCATGGAGCGGCTGAAACGGG GGATCATCCACGCCCGGGCGCTGGTCAGGGAGTGCCTGGCCGAGACAGAGCGAAACGCCCGCACGTAA